The Syntrophorhabdaceae bacterium genome has a window encoding:
- a CDS encoding N-acetyltransferase — protein sequence DDKLIGHILYTKVRITQTESPVSAQILAPLAILPDVQKRGIGQKLINEGLKRLKASGTELVFVLGHPTYYPRCGFAPAGRQGFEAPYPIPEEHSAAWMVQALNGDALRNINGKVECSRALNEPQHWRE from the coding sequence ATGATGACAAACTGATCGGGCATATTCTTTACACAAAAGTTAGAATCACCCAAACCGAATCCCCAGTATCTGCTCAAATACTAGCTCCGTTAGCAATACTCCCAGACGTTCAAAAACGCGGAATCGGGCAGAAGCTAATTAACGAGGGGCTAAAACGATTGAAGGCATCAGGAACAGAGTTAGTATTTGTTCTCGGACACCCTACATATTATCCACGTTGCGGATTCGCTCCGGCAGGAAGACAGGGGTTTGAAGCGCCCTATCCCATACCTGAAGAGCATTCAGCGGCATGGATGGTTCAAGCATTAAATGGTGATGCCTTAAGGAATATCAACGGAAAGGTAGAATGCTCAAGAGCTCTTAACGAACCGCAACATTGGAGAGAATAA